One genomic region from Ralstonia pseudosolanacearum encodes:
- a CDS encoding LysR family transcriptional regulator yields the protein MLEIRHLRTLIALAESGSVSRAAERLHLTQSALSHQLRALESHYGLAVVRRKGQTVELSEAGERLLELAHKVVADIQTAERDLERIKGRAAGTLRIALECHTCFDWLMPVMDAFRQRWPEVELDLVSGFHADPLALLKEGRADVVIGSERKSRQGVVFAPLFRFEILAVLPVDHPLRSRKWLEAKDFADQTLITYPVPEERIDLIRQVLAPAGIAFTRRTTELTIAVLQLVASRRGLAALPSWGLRSYVDYEYVVTKRVGREGVWSDLYAAMARDYAQAPFAQDFIETAKSICFARLPGLMALE from the coding sequence ATGCTCGAAATCCGCCATCTCCGGACCCTGATCGCCCTGGCCGAAAGCGGCTCCGTCTCGCGTGCGGCCGAGCGGCTGCACCTGACCCAGTCGGCGCTGTCGCACCAGCTGCGCGCGCTGGAGTCGCACTACGGGCTGGCCGTCGTGCGCCGCAAGGGCCAGACCGTGGAGTTGAGCGAGGCAGGCGAGCGCCTGCTGGAGCTGGCGCACAAGGTGGTCGCCGACATCCAGACCGCCGAGCGCGATCTCGAACGCATCAAGGGCCGCGCCGCCGGCACGCTGCGCATCGCGCTGGAATGCCATACCTGCTTCGACTGGCTGATGCCCGTGATGGACGCCTTCCGCCAGCGCTGGCCCGAGGTCGAGCTGGATCTCGTCTCCGGCTTCCACGCCGATCCGCTCGCCCTGCTCAAGGAAGGCCGCGCCGACGTGGTGATCGGCTCCGAGCGCAAGTCGCGCCAGGGCGTGGTGTTCGCGCCGCTGTTCCGTTTCGAGATCCTCGCGGTGCTGCCGGTCGACCACCCGCTGCGCAGCCGCAAGTGGCTGGAGGCGAAGGACTTTGCCGACCAGACCCTCATCACCTACCCGGTGCCGGAAGAGCGCATCGACCTGATCCGCCAAGTGCTGGCGCCGGCCGGCATCGCGTTCACGCGCCGTACCACCGAGCTGACCATCGCCGTGCTCCAACTGGTGGCCAGCCGGCGCGGCCTGGCCGCACTGCCGAGCTGGGGCCTGCGCAGCTACGTCGATTACGAATACGTGGTCACCAAGCGCGTCGGCCGCGAGGGCGTCTGGAGCGATCTCTACGCCGCCATGGCGCGCGACTATGCGCAGGCGCCGTTCGCGCAGGATTTCATCGAGACCGCCAAGTCGATCTGCTTTGCGCGGCTGCCGGGACTGATGGCGCTGGAGTAG
- the pdxH gene encoding pyridoxamine 5'-phosphate oxidase codes for MNATDMDTEAAFRNDHETIAGEDPFAMFGEWLELAHRKEINDANAMALATADPDGLPNVRMVLLKGFDREGFVFYTNTESQKGVELAENMQAAAVLHWKSLRRQVRFRGTVNRVSAEEADAYFVSRARASRIGAWASKQSRPLENRTALAKSVATEAARFGISEIPRPAFWTGFRIVPNVIEFWMDKPFRLHDRLVFKRAHSGEPWSALKLYP; via the coding sequence ATGAATGCAACCGATATGGATACGGAAGCGGCGTTCCGCAACGATCACGAAACCATCGCTGGCGAAGACCCCTTCGCGATGTTCGGCGAATGGCTTGAATTGGCGCACCGCAAAGAGATCAATGACGCCAATGCCATGGCGCTGGCAACCGCCGATCCGGACGGCTTGCCCAATGTGCGCATGGTGCTGCTGAAGGGGTTCGACCGCGAGGGGTTCGTCTTTTACACCAATACCGAATCCCAGAAGGGCGTCGAACTGGCGGAGAACATGCAGGCGGCAGCGGTCTTGCATTGGAAATCGCTGCGCCGCCAGGTTCGCTTTCGGGGGACGGTCAACCGCGTCTCGGCCGAAGAGGCGGATGCGTATTTTGTCTCCCGTGCCAGGGCCAGCCGGATCGGCGCCTGGGCCAGCAAACAGTCACGCCCGCTCGAAAACCGCACGGCCCTGGCCAAATCTGTCGCGACCGAAGCGGCGCGATTCGGGATCAGCGAAATACCGCGCCCCGCGTTCTGGACGGGGTTCCGAATCGTACCGAACGTCATCGAGTTCTGGATGGACAAGCCGTTCCGCCTCCATGACCGCCTGGTATTCAAGCGCGCCCATTCCGGAGAGCCCTGGTCAGCGCTGAAGCTCTACCCGTAA
- a CDS encoding diaminopimelate decarboxylase family protein, whose product MPSHTPITIPAEPHNQPRLTDHWIARADLPSICAQTGTPVFIYSEAQLVRNIRRVKSAISAAGLDGRVSIFVPFFPNANPHILKPLRDEGAGILLQMPNEYKLITQYGFSDFIVSPGHVSNEEIAFWSQKDYPVFLASLDEIAYAIREQAPTISVRIDSLGSDKPGIKVDQLGDLAKLLSASGRTLECFEVYCGSGNSLQGMIDIARQIFRMYLDHFPTARSINFAGGHGFDYAKWSEAEKHFDWTTYFQAIRDLATEMKIPETVRFLFEPGRDVLADAGVLLTGIKRDIVQHSLGNIVVTDGSRMLMPSAQLRNRAHHTVFLDAAFNEVVDYSKHCVAKVRGRSILRNDYILPGDVVAPETVKAGEYMLILDVGAYCATQHMEFLNVPPAGEVLVEADGAIYMVTRPGNDLDKWRNLLPERQRLVGA is encoded by the coding sequence ATGCCATCGCACACGCCAATCACGATCCCCGCTGAACCGCACAATCAGCCACGCCTGACGGACCACTGGATCGCCCGGGCGGACTTGCCGAGCATCTGCGCGCAGACCGGCACGCCGGTCTTCATTTACAGCGAAGCACAACTGGTCAGGAACATCCGGCGAGTGAAGTCGGCGATCTCCGCGGCGGGCCTCGATGGCCGCGTGTCGATCTTTGTGCCGTTCTTCCCCAACGCGAATCCGCACATCCTGAAACCGTTGCGCGACGAAGGGGCCGGCATCCTGCTGCAGATGCCGAACGAGTACAAGCTCATCACCCAGTACGGGTTCTCCGATTTCATCGTCTCGCCCGGCCATGTCTCCAATGAGGAGATCGCCTTCTGGAGCCAGAAGGACTATCCGGTCTTTCTGGCCAGCCTGGACGAGATCGCCTACGCCATTCGCGAACAGGCGCCCACGATCAGCGTGCGCATCGACAGTCTTGGCTCCGACAAGCCCGGCATCAAAGTCGATCAGCTGGGCGACCTGGCGAAGCTGCTGTCGGCAAGCGGCCGGACGCTCGAATGCTTTGAAGTCTACTGCGGCAGCGGGAATTCCCTGCAGGGCATGATCGATATCGCGCGGCAGATTTTCCGGATGTACCTGGACCATTTTCCGACCGCGCGATCGATCAACTTCGCGGGAGGCCATGGGTTCGATTATGCGAAGTGGTCGGAGGCCGAGAAGCACTTCGACTGGACAACGTATTTCCAGGCCATCCGCGATCTTGCGACGGAAATGAAGATTCCCGAGACGGTCAGGTTCCTGTTCGAGCCGGGAAGAGATGTGCTGGCCGATGCCGGTGTCCTGCTCACCGGGATCAAGCGGGACATCGTGCAGCATTCCCTGGGCAATATCGTGGTCACGGACGGGTCGCGCATGCTGATGCCCTCGGCACAGTTGCGCAACCGGGCCCACCACACGGTCTTCCTGGACGCGGCGTTCAATGAGGTCGTTGACTACTCCAAGCACTGCGTTGCCAAGGTCCGGGGGCGCAGCATCCTGCGAAACGACTACATCCTGCCGGGCGACGTGGTGGCGCCGGAAACCGTCAAGGCGGGCGAATACATGCTGATACTGGACGTCGGCGCCTATTGCGCGACCCAGCACATGGAATTTCTCAACGTTCCGCCGGCAGGCGAGGTGCTGGTTGAAGCCGATGGGGCGATCTACATGGTGACCCGACCGGGCAATGATCTCGACAAGTGGCGCAACCTCTTGCCCGAGCGTCAACGGCTCGTGGGGGCATGA
- the trpC gene encoding indole-3-glycerol phosphate synthase TrpC — protein sequence MGILDAIKLGKEKEVAHAKTVRKLSELELAIQQQPPPRDFVGAVAERACNGSVALIAEIKKASPSKGLIRGDFHVADIAEAYRDGGAACLSVLTDQPFFQGQPADLELAKAVSGLPVLRKDFMIDPYQVHEARAMGADGILLILAMLDHGQAIELEAAAQALGMGVLIEIHDEPELERAMAMQSRLIGINNRDLTTFAADLTTSERLAPKVDRNRIVISESGIGGHGDVIRLMEAGMHGFLIGEQLLRARHIESATREIAQARLHASP from the coding sequence ATGGGCATTCTGGATGCCATCAAGCTTGGCAAAGAAAAAGAAGTCGCGCATGCCAAAACCGTTCGGAAACTGTCCGAATTGGAACTGGCCATCCAGCAACAACCGCCGCCCCGCGATTTCGTGGGGGCGGTCGCCGAGCGCGCATGCAATGGAAGCGTGGCGCTGATTGCGGAGATCAAAAAGGCCAGCCCATCCAAAGGGCTCATTCGCGGCGACTTCCACGTTGCCGACATTGCCGAGGCCTACCGGGATGGCGGCGCGGCGTGCCTGTCGGTCTTGACCGACCAGCCCTTCTTCCAGGGCCAGCCGGCCGATCTGGAGCTGGCCAAGGCGGTATCGGGCCTGCCGGTCTTGCGCAAGGACTTCATGATCGATCCTTACCAGGTCCATGAAGCGCGCGCCATGGGGGCCGACGGCATTCTCCTGATCCTGGCCATGCTCGACCACGGCCAGGCGATCGAACTGGAGGCCGCGGCCCAGGCTCTGGGCATGGGCGTGCTGATCGAAATCCATGACGAGCCGGAGCTGGAGCGCGCGATGGCCATGCAGTCGCGACTGATCGGCATCAACAATCGCGACCTGACCACGTTCGCCGCGGATCTGACGACTTCCGAGAGACTGGCCCCCAAGGTGGACCGCAACCGCATCGTCATCAGCGAAAGCGGTATCGGCGGGCACGGCGATGTGATCCGCCTGATGGAAGCCGGCATGCACGGCTTTCTGATCGGCGAGCAGCTCTTGCGGGCGCGTCATATCGAAAGCGCGACGCGCGAGATCGCGCAAGCCCGCCTCCACGCCTCACCGTAG
- the trpD gene encoding anthranilate phosphoribosyltransferase — MFDLKATIGRLAEGQALGRQDAWMLFEQMAFGHASHAQLGALLMALRVRGETVEEIVGAALAMRARMVPVKAPANAVDIVGTGGDNAGTYNISTCAAFIVAGAGVPVAKHGNRALSSKSGAADVLSALGVNLDQTPADIERCIAEAGIGFMFAPTHHPALKQLMPVRVDLATRTIFNLLGPLLNPAGVRHHLVGVYSRAWVEPLAHALGDLGSERALVVHGSDGLDEITTVGPTFVSMLARGRVRSFEITPEMVGLPRANPAELKGADGKWNAAALRRVLEGQPGAYRDIALFNAAGGLIAAGLVEDWPDAMALARASVDDGAALATLNRLVEASQPEGHVQPY, encoded by the coding sequence ATGTTTGATCTCAAAGCCACCATCGGACGCCTTGCGGAAGGACAAGCCCTCGGCCGCCAGGACGCCTGGATGCTGTTCGAGCAGATGGCGTTCGGGCACGCCAGCCACGCACAGCTCGGTGCCCTGCTGATGGCGCTGCGCGTCCGGGGGGAAACCGTCGAGGAAATCGTCGGCGCGGCCCTGGCCATGCGTGCGCGGATGGTGCCGGTCAAGGCCCCCGCCAACGCCGTGGATATCGTGGGCACGGGCGGCGACAACGCGGGCACGTACAACATCTCGACGTGCGCGGCGTTCATCGTCGCGGGTGCGGGCGTGCCCGTGGCGAAGCATGGAAACCGGGCGCTGTCCTCAAAGTCCGGTGCGGCCGATGTGCTGTCCGCGCTGGGGGTCAACCTGGATCAGACCCCCGCGGATATCGAACGGTGCATCGCCGAAGCCGGCATCGGTTTCATGTTCGCGCCGACCCATCATCCCGCGCTGAAACAGTTGATGCCGGTGCGCGTCGACCTCGCGACGCGGACGATCTTCAATCTTCTCGGGCCGCTGCTCAATCCGGCCGGCGTCAGGCATCACCTGGTCGGCGTCTATTCCCGCGCGTGGGTCGAACCGCTGGCCCATGCGCTGGGCGACCTCGGCTCGGAGCGGGCCCTGGTCGTCCATGGATCGGACGGCCTGGACGAGATCACCACGGTTGGTCCCACCTTTGTCTCGATGCTGGCGCGCGGGCGCGTGCGCAGTTTTGAGATCACCCCGGAAATGGTTGGCCTGCCGCGCGCCAATCCGGCGGAACTCAAAGGCGCCGACGGCAAATGGAATGCGGCAGCGCTGCGGCGCGTGCTGGAAGGTCAGCCCGGCGCGTATCGCGATATCGCGCTGTTCAACGCGGCAGGCGGTTTGATTGCCGCCGGCCTGGTCGAGGACTGGCCGGATGCCATGGCGCTCGCGCGTGCGTCGGTCGACGACGGCGCGGCGCTGGCAACGCTGAATCGGCTGGTCGAGGCGTCCCAACCGGAAGGCCACGTCCAGCCGTACTGA
- a CDS encoding oxidoreductase has protein sequence MRAPDGMASGPARFDPLFEPVQLGPVVAKNRFYQVPHCNGMNRVHPSSMARMRGIKAEGGWGAICTEQCDIHYSGCHPRELRLWDAQDIPILAKACEEIHRHGALAGIELAHNGFHVNNLETRAIPIAPSLAPTRGIVPVTARAMDKRDIQDVRRWHRTAALNARRAGFDIVYVYASHDMTLPAHFLSRRHNRRTDEYGGSLENRVRLLRELVMDTKEAVGDRCAVALRFGVDELMGSGGLSSEGEGRDVVELLADLPDLWDVNLSPFGNDGQTSRFSDEGFQDRYIRFVKRVTGKPVVGVGRFTSPDHMLALITSGALDLIGAARPSIADPFLPEKIRNGAFDDIRECIGCNLCVASDKLSVPLRCTQNPTMGEEWRRDWHPEVIPPRDTDDRVLVIGAGPAGLEAAVWLGRRGYETILADRARHFGGRAVAESHLPGLHAWRRVADWRLGQLRKDRHVLMLPENDVTAEIALESECSLIVVATGAEWRRDGVGRTHALPIPGLDALPVYSPDDIMAGRLPAGRVLVFDDDHYYMGGVISEKLAAHGCAVEFVTPESLVSAFTVNTAEQPRIQKRLIECASNVRVSHKLSHVAADGAVISCVFSGREHFIPVDAIVLVTSQVPHDRLYHDILERIGSRDAHDAVPRVLRIGDCHAPGTIAAAVFAGHLLARTLDNVLYDAPPFRRESVAMDWNQALNTPTPRPPHAHASPNHAGRVPDAIAQYSSVVREDV, from the coding sequence ATGAGGGCGCCGGACGGCATGGCATCCGGGCCGGCGCGGTTCGATCCGCTGTTTGAGCCGGTGCAGCTGGGCCCGGTGGTCGCGAAGAACCGCTTCTATCAGGTGCCGCATTGCAACGGCATGAACCGTGTCCACCCCAGTTCCATGGCGCGCATGCGCGGGATCAAGGCCGAAGGCGGATGGGGCGCCATCTGCACCGAGCAATGCGACATCCACTACTCCGGCTGCCACCCGCGCGAACTCAGGCTCTGGGATGCGCAGGACATCCCGATCCTGGCCAAAGCCTGCGAGGAAATCCATCGGCATGGCGCACTGGCCGGCATCGAACTGGCGCATAACGGCTTTCATGTGAACAACCTGGAAACCCGCGCCATTCCGATCGCCCCCTCCCTGGCACCGACACGCGGCATCGTGCCCGTCACCGCCCGCGCGATGGACAAGCGCGACATTCAGGACGTGCGCCGCTGGCATCGCACCGCGGCGTTGAATGCCAGGCGGGCCGGCTTCGATATCGTCTATGTCTATGCCAGCCACGATATGACGCTGCCCGCCCACTTTCTATCGCGACGCCACAACCGGCGCACCGACGAATACGGGGGCAGCCTCGAAAACCGCGTGCGGCTGCTGCGCGAACTGGTCATGGATACGAAGGAAGCCGTGGGCGACCGCTGCGCCGTCGCCTTGCGCTTCGGCGTGGATGAGCTGATGGGTTCGGGTGGCCTGTCCTCCGAAGGCGAAGGGCGCGACGTGGTCGAACTGCTCGCGGACTTGCCGGATCTGTGGGACGTCAACCTCAGCCCGTTCGGCAACGACGGGCAGACCTCGCGCTTCAGCGACGAGGGGTTTCAGGATCGCTACATCCGCTTTGTCAAGCGCGTGACCGGCAAACCGGTGGTTGGCGTGGGGCGCTTCACGTCGCCCGACCACATGCTCGCCCTGATCACGTCCGGCGCGTTGGATCTCATCGGCGCCGCCAGGCCGTCGATCGCCGACCCGTTCCTGCCGGAGAAGATCCGGAACGGCGCGTTCGACGATATCCGCGAGTGCATCGGCTGCAATCTCTGCGTGGCGTCGGACAAGCTGAGCGTTCCGCTGCGCTGCACGCAGAATCCGACCATGGGCGAAGAATGGCGCCGTGACTGGCACCCGGAGGTCATTCCGCCCAGGGATACGGACGATCGGGTGCTGGTGATCGGTGCCGGGCCCGCCGGGCTCGAGGCGGCCGTCTGGCTTGGGCGGCGCGGATACGAGACGATTCTGGCCGACCGCGCGCGCCACTTCGGCGGTCGCGCAGTGGCCGAATCCCATTTGCCTGGACTGCACGCCTGGCGCCGGGTGGCAGATTGGCGCCTGGGCCAGCTGCGCAAGGACCGGCACGTCCTGATGCTCCCCGAGAACGACGTGACCGCCGAGATCGCACTGGAATCCGAGTGCAGCCTGATCGTGGTCGCGACCGGTGCCGAATGGCGCAGGGATGGCGTGGGTCGCACGCATGCCTTGCCCATTCCGGGCCTGGACGCGCTCCCGGTGTACTCCCCGGACGACATCATGGCCGGCAGGCTTCCCGCCGGCCGCGTCCTGGTCTTCGACGACGATCACTATTACATGGGTGGGGTCATCAGCGAAAAGCTGGCCGCGCACGGCTGCGCCGTGGAATTCGTGACGCCGGAAAGCCTGGTCTCCGCGTTCACGGTCAATACCGCTGAGCAGCCCCGCATCCAGAAGCGCCTGATCGAGTGCGCCAGCAACGTGCGTGTGTCGCACAAACTCAGCCATGTCGCGGCCGATGGCGCGGTCATCTCATGCGTCTTTTCGGGACGCGAGCACTTCATACCCGTCGATGCGATTGTGCTGGTGACCTCCCAGGTGCCGCACGACCGCCTGTACCACGATATCCTCGAGCGCATCGGCAGCCGGGACGCGCACGACGCGGTGCCGCGTGTCTTGCGGATCGGAGACTGCCACGCGCCGGGCACCATTGCCGCCGCGGTCTTTGCCGGTCACCTGCTGGCCAGAACGCTCGACAACGTCCTGTACGATGCGCCGCCATTCCGCCGCGAAAGCGTTGCCATGGACTGGAACCAGGCACTGAACACGCCGACGCCCAGGCCCCCGCACGCTCACGCCAGCCCCAACCATGCCGGCCGGGTGCCCGACGCCATCGCGCAATATTCATCCGTGGTGAGGGAAGATGTTTGA
- a CDS encoding YggS family pyridoxal phosphate-dependent enzyme, with the protein MRKRMGCSLEDNIGRIRKAIQHAAIDSGRRADAVTLVAASKTVESHRIQQAIDLGLTVFGENRVQEAMSKWPELRSRNPGIALHLIGPLQSNKVRQAVGLFDVIESVDRSRLARAIAEEAERQGQGPAIYIQVNVGKEPQKAGVLPAEAPALIGECRDVYQLNVQGLMCIPPAGLDPSGHFACLRSIAADHGLHILSMGMSADYPQAIAQGATHVRVGSALFGARAPLQP; encoded by the coding sequence ATGCGCAAACGTATGGGCTGCTCTCTGGAAGACAACATCGGACGGATCCGGAAAGCCATCCAGCATGCCGCCATCGACAGCGGCCGGCGCGCCGATGCGGTGACGCTCGTTGCCGCCTCGAAAACGGTCGAATCCCATCGCATTCAGCAGGCCATCGATCTGGGGCTGACCGTGTTTGGCGAGAACCGGGTCCAGGAAGCCATGAGCAAGTGGCCGGAACTGCGCAGCCGCAACCCCGGCATCGCGCTGCATCTGATCGGCCCGCTGCAGTCGAACAAAGTCCGCCAGGCCGTCGGCCTCTTTGACGTGATTGAATCGGTGGACCGCTCCAGGCTGGCCAGGGCCATCGCGGAGGAAGCCGAAAGGCAAGGACAGGGCCCTGCCATCTACATTCAGGTGAACGTCGGCAAAGAGCCGCAGAAAGCTGGCGTGCTACCCGCCGAGGCCCCGGCCTTGATCGGGGAATGCCGTGATGTCTATCAACTGAACGTCCAAGGGTTGATGTGCATTCCGCCCGCCGGCCTCGATCCCTCCGGTCATTTCGCCTGCCTGCGATCGATCGCAGCGGATCACGGGCTCCACATCCTGTCGATGGGGATGAGCGCGGACTACCCCCAGGCGATCGCGCAAGGCGCCACGCACGTGCGGGTCGGCAGCGCTCTGTTCGGTGCGCGCGCGCCGCTTCAGCCATGA
- a CDS encoding B3/B4 domain-containing protein gives MYFYHSDAVWDRFPTLSALTMVLRGVRATSDAAVNIDATLDQVAVQLDRTAEGELPSIQAWRQAYSTMGLKPTQYRCAAEALLRRFRKDRELPRFHPLIDTLNAESMHAAIPIAAFDCAHIVDGITVRPATGTEHYRTFQGETEHPAEDEIVFADAADEAHSRRWVFRQGATSIVSKASDTVLIVAEALHDRAAEDLSALRESIRLRMNALGIAITDDAMLTRSHRRFTFANGI, from the coding sequence ATGTACTTCTACCATTCCGACGCCGTGTGGGACCGCTTTCCGACGCTCTCGGCCCTGACGATGGTGCTACGCGGCGTTCGCGCCACCAGTGACGCGGCCGTGAATATCGATGCAACGCTGGACCAGGTTGCCGTCCAACTGGACCGGACTGCCGAAGGCGAGCTGCCGTCCATCCAGGCTTGGCGCCAGGCGTACTCGACGATGGGGTTGAAGCCGACCCAGTATCGCTGCGCGGCGGAAGCGCTGCTGCGCCGGTTCCGCAAGGATCGCGAGTTGCCGCGCTTTCATCCGCTGATCGACACGCTCAACGCGGAGTCGATGCACGCCGCGATACCGATCGCCGCATTCGACTGCGCCCACATCGTCGACGGCATCACGGTCCGCCCCGCGACCGGCACCGAACACTACCGCACCTTCCAGGGCGAGACCGAGCATCCGGCGGAAGACGAAATCGTCTTCGCGGATGCCGCCGACGAAGCGCACTCGCGCAGGTGGGTGTTTCGACAGGGTGCCACCTCGATCGTATCGAAGGCGTCCGACACGGTGCTGATCGTTGCCGAAGCGCTGCACGACCGGGCCGCGGAAGACCTGTCGGCGCTGCGCGAATCGATTCGCCTGCGCATGAACGCCTTGGGCATTGCCATCACCGACGACGCGATGCTGACGCGTTCGCACCGGCGCTTCACCTTCGCCAATGGCATCTGA
- a CDS encoding DMT family transporter codes for MSNRTIGYLLLSLAMMTVGSTVIASKLIAGNLPPFPATALRFAFALPFLFALVLLRGQRWPRLSGRAWGLLVLQAGAGSVGYTTLLISGLSYLPAADAGVVIGTLPAVSALFSVIVLGERPKLRLMVSVLLATIGVMAVAWTDSGSASLTGVLFILGAVVCESAFILLNKRMPVPLPPLLQATAMTALGLLVSLPFAVLEFPATMPSTAALAAVVWYALVPTVGGFLLWYAGAARVSGSEAATFTAVAPLTAVALAALFLNERIGATQAFGVVAVILAILTLTLSVRPRPLSRPVDSDLR; via the coding sequence ATGTCGAATCGCACGATCGGATATCTGCTCCTTTCACTCGCCATGATGACCGTCGGCTCCACCGTGATCGCCTCAAAGCTCATCGCAGGCAACCTGCCGCCCTTTCCGGCAACCGCGCTCCGCTTTGCCTTCGCGTTGCCCTTTCTGTTCGCGCTGGTCCTGCTTCGCGGCCAGCGTTGGCCGCGCCTGAGCGGCAGGGCATGGGGGCTCCTGGTTCTGCAAGCCGGCGCCGGCAGCGTCGGCTATACGACGCTGCTCATTTCGGGTCTGTCCTATTTGCCCGCGGCCGACGCCGGCGTCGTCATCGGGACCCTGCCGGCGGTCTCGGCGCTCTTCTCGGTCATCGTCCTCGGCGAGCGGCCCAAGCTGCGGCTGATGGTCAGCGTGCTGCTGGCAACGATCGGCGTGATGGCGGTCGCCTGGACGGACTCGGGCTCCGCGTCGCTCACGGGCGTGCTGTTCATCCTCGGTGCGGTCGTTTGCGAAAGCGCCTTCATTTTGCTCAACAAGCGGATGCCTGTACCGTTGCCTCCCCTGCTTCAGGCCACGGCGATGACCGCCCTGGGGCTGCTGGTGTCCCTGCCTTTCGCTGTGCTCGAATTCCCCGCCACGATGCCCTCGACCGCGGCGCTCGCGGCCGTGGTCTGGTATGCGCTCGTCCCCACGGTTGGTGGCTTCCTCCTCTGGTACGCAGGCGCCGCCCGCGTCAGCGGCAGCGAAGCCGCCACCTTCACCGCAGTGGCGCCGCTGACCGCCGTCGCGCTTGCGGCGCTGTTCCTCAACGAACGGATCGGCGCCACGCAGGCATTCGGGGTGGTTGCCGTGATCCTCGCGATCCTGACGCTCACGCTTTCCGTGCGTCCCCGTCCCCTTTCCCGACCCGTTGACAGCGACCTGCGATGA
- a CDS encoding AraC family transcriptional regulator, translated as MTERASADRFTAGVCRLPGVLAVEAASARSFSRHTHDQFGIGVVLRGAQDSLSGRGQVRAVSGDLITVNPNEVHDGRPVGGESRAWRMLYFDPALIARFSVEMGRSPGGEFAHPVLDHRPATQVFMRLYTALTGPAHEPWQEIAEQELFQILVPFWGDMPPASESSGSSGIARAKARIDASPEVPVTLAELAVDAGLSRYHFLRAFKAATDLPPHAYRLQRQLQMARRLIFSGHSLAQATTMAGFADQSHLTRHFGRTYGLTPGSLAAAIRGAA; from the coding sequence GTGACCGAGCGCGCGAGTGCTGACAGATTCACGGCCGGTGTTTGCCGGCTGCCGGGGGTGTTGGCGGTGGAGGCGGCGTCTGCCCGGTCGTTCAGTCGGCACACGCACGATCAGTTCGGGATCGGCGTCGTGCTGCGCGGGGCGCAGGATTCCTTGAGCGGGCGCGGACAAGTCCGTGCGGTCTCGGGCGATCTCATCACGGTCAACCCCAACGAGGTGCATGACGGCAGGCCCGTCGGCGGGGAGTCTCGCGCGTGGCGCATGCTGTACTTCGATCCCGCACTGATTGCGCGGTTTTCCGTGGAAATGGGACGCAGCCCCGGCGGCGAATTCGCCCATCCGGTGCTCGACCACAGGCCCGCGACACAAGTGTTCATGCGGCTGTACACGGCGTTGACAGGGCCCGCGCATGAGCCCTGGCAAGAGATCGCCGAGCAAGAGCTCTTCCAGATCCTGGTGCCTTTCTGGGGCGATATGCCGCCGGCCTCGGAGAGTTCGGGCTCAAGCGGGATTGCGCGCGCCAAGGCGCGCATCGACGCGTCGCCCGAGGTTCCGGTCACGCTGGCGGAACTGGCGGTGGATGCGGGGCTCAGTCGATATCACTTTTTGCGCGCGTTCAAGGCCGCGACGGATCTGCCGCCCCACGCCTATCGCCTGCAACGCCAGCTCCAGATGGCGCGCAGACTGATTTTTTCGGGGCACTCGCTCGCGCAGGCCACCACGATGGCGGGTTTCGCCGATCAGAGCCACCTCACGCGCCATTTTGGCCGGACCTACGGGCTGACGCCGGGCTCGCTTGCCGCCGCCATCCGAGGGGCTGCCTGA